The Gemmatimonadota bacterium genome has a segment encoding these proteins:
- a CDS encoding GDP-mannose 4,6-dehydratase → MRFLVTGGAGFIGSHLAERLLKQDHEVFVLDDLSTGDLDNVRHLEGNPRFQMKVGTVLDPETLRPLVDWSDVIYHLAAAVGVNYVINHPLQSLTTNIRGTELLLELANKKKKRVLLASTSEVAGKKNGKATFSEDDDRLLGPTTVARWNYSTSKAVGEMLGLAYWREKKLPVIMVRFFNVIGPRQSAEYGMVVPRFIKQALLGHPITVYNDGEQRRCFTDIEDALDGLTALMEHDQTPGEIFNLGGNHETNEICIKGLAEKIKALTESHSPIEFVPYDKAFAKGSYEDLNYRVPDLTKIKKLTGYNPKISLDTTLRRIIEYYES, encoded by the coding sequence ATGAGGTTTTTGGTTACGGGCGGTGCGGGTTTTATTGGCTCACATCTGGCCGAACGGCTCTTGAAGCAAGACCACGAAGTTTTTGTTTTAGACGATCTTTCAACTGGAGATCTGGACAATGTGCGGCACCTCGAAGGGAATCCGCGGTTTCAAATGAAAGTGGGCACAGTGCTCGATCCAGAAACGCTCAGACCCTTAGTCGATTGGAGTGATGTCATTTATCATCTCGCAGCGGCTGTAGGTGTGAATTACGTCATCAACCACCCATTGCAGTCTTTAACCACGAATATCCGGGGCACCGAACTCCTGTTGGAATTGGCAAATAAAAAGAAAAAACGAGTACTTTTGGCTTCGACCTCAGAGGTTGCGGGAAAGAAAAACGGCAAAGCGACATTTAGTGAAGACGATGATCGCTTATTGGGACCAACAACTGTTGCACGATGGAATTATTCAACCTCCAAAGCCGTTGGTGAAATGCTGGGATTGGCTTATTGGAGAGAGAAAAAATTGCCCGTGATCATGGTGCGATTCTTCAATGTAATTGGTCCCCGGCAAAGTGCAGAATACGGCATGGTGGTGCCCCGATTCATCAAGCAGGCATTGTTAGGACATCCCATTACGGTATATAACGATGGCGAGCAACGGCGGTGTTTTACCGATATAGAAGATGCCTTAGATGGATTGACAGCATTGATGGAACACGACCAGACGCCGGGCGAAATTTTCAATTTGGGCGGCAACCACGAGACCAACGAGATTTGTATCAAGGGTCTCGCAGAAAAAATTAAAGCACTGACGGAAAGCCATTCACCCATTGAATTTGTACCTTATGACAAGGCATTTGCAAAGGGTTCATACGAAGACCTCAATTATCGCGTTCCCGATTTGACCAAGATCAAAAAATTAACGGGCTATAACCCCAAAATCAGTTTGGATACCACATTGCGGCGCATTATTGAATACTACGAATCGTGA
- a CDS encoding glycosyltransferase: MTWLAPGGGADRNVYLSMKDMRKDYEIHLAVGRQIERDDLLKLHGVVAHICPYLDREIRPWRDFRALLWFMRLIHRERFDLVHTHESKASLLGRLAARLVGCKHIIYGLHGVVFNDPVNRIKRQFYIALEKMTIWACDLIIAVGRDAIRHYHRENIGRSIPHQIVYSGIDVTEFERRLNNVKKDAFRRHIGIPDNAPLLINIGRFSPAKAQHYTIEAFARLQCPRARLLLVGEGPERAACERLCADLGIADRVIFAGFFQDITPAYAIASVHVLSSLREGLSGVAVEASLARVPTVSFEVEGIREIITHGHSGFVVPQGDIKSMVTYLEKLIEDSQMCHTFGERAYQHAIARWDHRVMVQKLDTIYRQRLKK, from the coding sequence ATGACCTGGCTTGCGCCCGGTGGTGGCGCAGACCGAAATGTGTATCTTTCGATGAAGGACATGCGAAAGGATTACGAGATACACCTCGCCGTTGGACGGCAAATAGAGCGGGACGATTTGTTAAAACTACACGGGGTTGTCGCGCATATATGTCCATATTTAGACCGGGAAATCAGACCCTGGCGCGATTTTCGCGCGCTATTGTGGTTCATGCGATTAATTCACCGCGAGCGATTTGATCTGGTTCACACCCATGAAAGCAAAGCGAGCTTGCTCGGGCGCCTCGCCGCGCGATTGGTCGGCTGCAAGCATATCATCTACGGGCTTCACGGTGTGGTTTTTAACGATCCAGTCAACCGCATCAAACGACAATTCTACATCGCGCTCGAAAAAATGACGATATGGGCTTGCGATTTGATCATAGCCGTTGGTCGAGACGCAATTCGGCACTATCATCGGGAAAACATCGGTCGCAGCATTCCCCATCAGATCGTTTATAGCGGCATCGATGTGACAGAATTTGAACGGCGTCTGAACAACGTAAAAAAAGACGCATTTAGGCGCCACATAGGCATTCCCGACAACGCCCCCCTACTCATCAATATCGGCCGTTTTTCACCCGCCAAAGCACAACATTATACCATTGAAGCATTTGCCAGATTGCAATGCCCCAGAGCCAGATTATTATTGGTAGGGGAAGGGCCCGAACGCGCAGCTTGTGAGCGGCTTTGCGCCGACTTAGGCATCGCGGATCGGGTTATTTTTGCGGGATTTTTTCAGGATATTACACCTGCATACGCGATTGCCTCTGTACATGTCCTTTCCTCTTTGCGCGAGGGCTTGTCCGGCGTTGCTGTGGAAGCATCCCTCGCGCGGGTGCCTACAGTATCGTTCGAAGTGGAAGGCATACGAGAGATTATAACGCATGGACACTCGGGTTTTGTCGTGCCACAAGGCGATATCAAATCAATGGTGACGTATCTGGAAAAATTGATCGAAGACTCTCAGATGTGTCACACATTTGGAGAACGCGCATACCAGCACGCGATTGCGCGATGGGATCACCGCGTTATGGTGCAAAAATTGGATACAATTTACCGACAAAGGCTCAAAAAATGA
- a CDS encoding DUF3473 domain-containing protein — protein sequence MQHAFTVDVEDWYQGIPISNQISAQSEPRLESSCHHLLDIMTEYDVLGTFFVLGPVAQHYPNLIRRIAREGHELGCHGWSHDLIYEMTPERFREETQRASDAISNITAQPVTAYRAAYFSITARSLWALDILAELGFQCDSSIFPVHNWRYGIPDFDLTPRIVKTTSGSICEIPMSVRQVGKMRLPVTGGAYFRLFPYFVSRANMRAVAKQRRAVIFYLHPWELDPDHPRIAFYWKARLTHYANLKATEPRLRRLLTDFSFCPLREIAMQTRKDG from the coding sequence AACACGCTTTCACAGTAGATGTCGAAGATTGGTACCAGGGCATACCGATCTCCAATCAGATATCCGCGCAAAGCGAGCCACGCCTTGAGAGCAGTTGCCATCACTTACTCGATATCATGACAGAATACGATGTCCTCGGCACGTTTTTTGTCCTGGGACCAGTAGCGCAGCACTATCCCAACTTAATACGCCGCATAGCCCGCGAAGGTCACGAATTGGGATGCCACGGGTGGTCTCACGACCTGATCTATGAAATGACGCCCGAGCGATTTCGGGAAGAAACACAGCGAGCCTCTGATGCAATCTCCAATATAACGGCGCAACCCGTAACCGCCTATCGTGCGGCCTATTTCTCCATTACAGCGCGATCATTATGGGCTCTGGATATCTTGGCAGAACTCGGTTTTCAGTGCGACTCGAGTATTTTTCCCGTGCATAACTGGCGCTATGGAATACCCGATTTTGATTTGACACCGCGTATTGTAAAAACCACCTCAGGATCAATTTGCGAAATTCCGATGTCTGTGCGCCAGGTGGGAAAAATGCGATTGCCCGTAACCGGAGGCGCGTATTTCAGGCTATTTCCCTATTTTGTGAGCCGTGCAAATATGCGAGCTGTGGCCAAACAGCGGCGGGCTGTGATCTTTTATCTACATCCGTGGGAACTCGACCCCGATCATCCACGGATCGCATTTTACTGGAAAGCGCGCTTGACGCACTACGCCAATTTGAAAGCCACAGAACCTCGATTGCGGCGATTATTGACCGATTTCTCTTTTTGTCCGCTGCGTGAAATTGCAATGCAAACGAGAAAAGACGGATGA
- a CDS encoding C25 family cysteine peptidase: protein MKTFWHNIPAITLLIATSIAHAGDVRVMATGENWVEIVVDASDLSVTSESPYDRIDVPGWTWLHQPGAPAVPVRGATLGMPYGSRAVVQVLDANYEEIEDLDLMPVPQMQLLGSEQHPFSRSIYLKNQTIYDTPGFYPGTEAVVAHTGILRDQQIAILSLRPVQYDPVQRRLRIARQLRVRISFVSDETLPSIRLLRDTDDFEPIYQKGLLNPEQARFWRGRRIRATKRVQDWYDPTTTYYKIRIFEDGLYRLDARWFSESGIVLAPGDLDQLQIFLDGEEIPLLIEDGGDGVLDAGDGVLFWGVFRRAPDRDFESDYGKERVYFLRIGRESGSRYTHAEDTSTNEILTHFWSRKHVEIDSIYEALGHARNANRDHWFWQRTASPSRPGDMPTDVVMPVPLPGLASETSGNAQIRLGMHSLTLNQNINPDHYAVIQIQDGPLISEERWDGQDAHIATGTVPVSALSDTTYVVLRTPGDPSFPLEPVPYVDHVYFNWVEITYPQRFEAIDGMLRFNPGIVLSPRAISIANFERERVRVLNLDKHKIIGTARDDERIRIEIAESGNFVAVDETAVKTPEIAERDTPYDLRGFSGADYVIIAGADFMDAAERLAAHRQRQELSTLVVNIADVYDEFSFGQVDAEAIRRFVQYGFHTWAKRPVHVLLFGEFSFDYRNLFGQNWIARHNLVPGMPFQSPNRGLSFTDEFFGRVDDDLFMDVFIGRFSVRRVSQANTIVQKVIAYDETPSVQWRNRITLMANWDAQDPSKFIAPSDTLAKITHAIGLENFKVYHDADTPPEPNASSREVIRQINEGRLIVNFMGHGSASSMSRYFAGTFQQGAFNYLSQIQNAERLPLFIGMSCLNGLYWDPRIISLAEEMTNKPDGGAIAYISASSLSFIRINNQLNTALFRHIFENGVLAFGQSLALGKMTELAVLPSSELGLVGMNLIGDPAQQIAVPQSPDFVLGDAALQLDRQGELTTGDSVRVTLHVENWGISPGRSVDIILIDRNLDSAEVDTLFMAALPPFGIRDSVTVLWRLKNRSGRHILEAIADHANAILEGDETNNRTEVEIDVLGALSAVPFLPLPSQTVANAQVVLGVRSGENHFHLTGEFELNRSGDFQDTATMRSGNVATAEGIILWRPTDLRAGPYFWRARLSDGQTTGPWSDVRHFVVTSSVPERQVVWQQNGATALSRGTGEDVVLSDGGTVGRTMSPPPIRFNAAEASFLSEGVAGTAVLCTDGTYLYVKRFYTPRDLYPGSDLFARIGTGFNGTIAGQNYGIVTETPIQSISATFHSDGFIYAEHRTARSLLRISPVTGQIDTVEVPDRLLDLFRGLPFDAHALITSDGEFIYNVSAGVNGVRRGGWTVRVFDPANAWRVVRQFTVQPTETGFGYLFTDGAIADGQFIYLIEFGTGMTHRVRVVDAHTGAFVEEFESDQAQTDILGGQFDWVNNAVWLGQLRGGMIYRYPGQSLPDFGTLTSEPIGPASAWHTVTTALSGAGKAEVNLLAEVDNNSFAPLSQWQNLPPGTHNLSGIAIPRLKIQIKLYGEGLNPSPGLQTWTTTYQPLSDIGLRNLRAEPFEITELQPVYLHLDVQNRGPLDLALGTSVAFYSGAPALGRLIGRLAVPEDSPLGRLVPLRLVWQTAQWAGQHQVTARLENFQGQAIFPGREVTLTEPVRIAPSSDRDVPTIEIAALDALGEVRPEDYLPAQPTFRISMRDTAGIDLSSIGLSLSGTDEAQESHYESEKIKDRAVTPMTLSFVYTPDALADGRYTLNVEASDRLGNGPAKIAISFQVSSILAIENALVAPNPVSDTGHFTFILSRPSEVTVRIYTLAGRLVQRIEEPFARAGYNQIFWDGRDADGHVLSNNTYLYTLTADNGESQARIKDKVIVYR, encoded by the coding sequence ATGAAAACTTTCTGGCATAACATCCCCGCAATAACTTTGCTAATCGCAACGAGCATCGCACATGCGGGAGATGTGCGCGTGATGGCAACGGGTGAAAACTGGGTGGAAATTGTGGTTGATGCATCCGATCTATCTGTCACTTCAGAATCTCCTTATGATCGCATAGACGTGCCGGGATGGACGTGGTTGCACCAGCCCGGGGCACCTGCTGTACCTGTGCGCGGCGCAACGCTGGGCATGCCTTATGGCTCTCGTGCGGTCGTTCAAGTACTCGATGCAAACTATGAGGAAATCGAAGACCTGGACCTAATGCCCGTGCCACAGATGCAATTACTGGGATCTGAGCAACATCCGTTTTCGAGATCGATTTACCTGAAGAACCAGACAATTTACGACACGCCGGGATTTTATCCCGGTACAGAAGCCGTTGTGGCACACACGGGCATCTTGCGCGATCAACAAATCGCGATTCTGTCTTTGCGTCCCGTGCAGTATGACCCCGTCCAGCGCAGACTTCGGATCGCGCGACAGTTGCGCGTGCGCATATCATTTGTCTCGGATGAAACGCTTCCCTCTATTCGGCTTTTGAGAGACACAGACGATTTTGAGCCTATCTATCAAAAGGGATTGCTCAACCCCGAGCAGGCGCGCTTTTGGCGCGGGCGGCGCATTCGCGCGACAAAGCGCGTACAGGATTGGTACGATCCCACAACTACGTATTACAAAATCAGAATATTTGAAGATGGTCTCTACCGATTGGATGCGCGCTGGTTCTCCGAATCCGGCATTGTATTGGCACCGGGAGATTTGGATCAATTACAGATATTTTTAGACGGGGAAGAAATCCCGCTACTCATCGAAGATGGTGGAGACGGCGTATTAGATGCGGGCGATGGCGTGCTGTTTTGGGGTGTATTTCGGCGCGCGCCAGATCGAGATTTTGAAAGCGATTACGGCAAAGAGCGCGTCTATTTCCTGCGTATTGGTCGAGAATCTGGCTCGCGATATACACACGCTGAGGATACATCTACCAATGAGATTTTGACGCATTTCTGGTCTCGCAAACACGTTGAAATCGATTCTATCTACGAAGCCCTGGGACATGCGCGAAATGCCAACCGCGATCACTGGTTCTGGCAGCGCACTGCATCCCCGTCTCGCCCGGGCGATATGCCCACAGACGTCGTAATGCCCGTGCCTTTACCGGGGCTGGCGAGTGAAACAAGTGGCAACGCACAAATCCGTCTGGGCATGCATTCGTTGACCCTGAACCAGAACATAAACCCCGATCACTACGCTGTCATACAAATTCAAGATGGACCGCTCATCTCAGAAGAGCGCTGGGACGGACAGGACGCCCATATCGCGACGGGCACAGTACCTGTATCGGCATTATCAGATACCACATACGTGGTATTGCGAACGCCCGGCGATCCCTCGTTTCCACTTGAACCGGTTCCCTACGTCGATCACGTGTATTTCAACTGGGTGGAGATTACCTATCCGCAGCGCTTTGAGGCTATAGATGGTATGCTGCGTTTTAACCCGGGCATTGTGCTTTCGCCGCGCGCAATCTCCATTGCCAATTTTGAACGCGAACGGGTTAGAGTCTTGAATTTGGACAAGCACAAGATCATCGGCACAGCGCGGGATGACGAGAGGATTAGAATTGAGATTGCCGAAAGTGGCAATTTTGTCGCGGTAGATGAAACAGCGGTAAAAACACCTGAAATCGCAGAACGCGATACCCCCTATGATTTGCGCGGATTCTCTGGCGCGGATTACGTGATTATTGCAGGTGCGGATTTTATGGATGCTGCCGAGCGCCTGGCAGCACATCGGCAGAGGCAAGAGTTATCCACGCTAGTGGTCAATATAGCCGATGTATATGACGAATTTTCCTTTGGACAAGTCGATGCCGAGGCCATTCGCCGTTTTGTACAATACGGATTTCACACATGGGCAAAACGCCCCGTACACGTATTGTTATTCGGAGAATTCAGCTTTGATTATCGCAATTTATTTGGGCAAAACTGGATTGCGCGTCACAACCTCGTACCGGGCATGCCCTTTCAATCTCCCAACCGCGGTCTATCATTTACCGATGAGTTTTTTGGGCGGGTAGATGATGATTTGTTTATGGATGTATTTATAGGGCGATTTTCCGTACGCCGCGTATCGCAGGCCAATACAATTGTGCAAAAAGTAATCGCTTATGACGAAACACCGTCCGTGCAATGGCGCAACCGCATCACGCTAATGGCAAATTGGGATGCACAGGACCCGTCCAAATTTATCGCGCCGAGTGATACGCTGGCAAAAATTACGCACGCTATCGGGCTGGAGAATTTCAAGGTATATCACGACGCAGATACGCCGCCTGAACCCAATGCCTCATCCCGCGAAGTTATTCGGCAGATCAACGAGGGGCGTCTGATTGTAAATTTTATGGGCCACGGCAGCGCTTCATCAATGTCCAGATATTTTGCCGGAACATTTCAGCAAGGCGCATTCAATTACCTGAGCCAGATTCAAAATGCTGAACGCCTGCCTCTGTTTATCGGAATGTCGTGTCTCAATGGATTATACTGGGATCCGCGCATCATCAGTTTGGCTGAAGAAATGACCAACAAACCCGATGGCGGCGCAATAGCATACATATCCGCGTCTTCCCTCTCTTTTATTCGCATTAACAACCAGCTCAACACAGCGCTATTCCGGCACATATTTGAAAATGGCGTGCTGGCTTTCGGTCAGAGCCTCGCACTGGGTAAAATGACCGAACTCGCTGTTCTCCCCTCGAGCGAACTGGGACTGGTGGGAATGAATTTGATCGGCGATCCGGCACAACAAATCGCAGTACCGCAAAGCCCGGATTTTGTACTTGGCGATGCGGCGTTGCAATTAGACCGGCAAGGCGAACTAACCACGGGGGACTCGGTTCGGGTAACGCTGCATGTGGAAAACTGGGGCATTTCCCCTGGTCGCAGCGTAGATATCATCCTGATTGATCGCAACCTGGATTCCGCCGAGGTGGATACCTTATTCATGGCGGCTTTACCGCCTTTTGGAATACGCGATAGTGTGACAGTGCTCTGGCGTCTCAAAAATCGCTCTGGACGCCATATCTTAGAAGCGATAGCCGACCACGCCAATGCGATTCTAGAAGGCGATGAAACAAATAATCGAACAGAGGTAGAAATCGATGTCCTCGGTGCGTTATCAGCTGTTCCCTTCTTGCCATTGCCGAGTCAGACCGTCGCAAATGCCCAGGTGGTATTGGGCGTGCGGTCTGGGGAAAATCATTTCCATCTAACGGGCGAATTTGAGCTGAATAGATCTGGCGACTTTCAAGATACCGCGACAATGCGCTCGGGCAACGTGGCCACCGCCGAGGGCATTATTTTATGGCGACCGACGGATTTGCGTGCGGGGCCTTATTTTTGGCGCGCCCGATTATCCGATGGACAGACAACGGGACCCTGGTCCGATGTGCGACATTTCGTGGTAACATCCTCTGTACCCGAGCGGCAAGTGGTGTGGCAGCAAAACGGCGCTACTGCATTATCGCGCGGCACAGGCGAAGATGTCGTGTTATCTGATGGCGGTACTGTAGGGCGCACCATGTCCCCACCTCCAATCCGATTCAATGCCGCCGAAGCTTCTTTTTTGAGCGAAGGTGTGGCGGGCACAGCCGTTTTGTGTACAGACGGAACATACCTGTATGTGAAGCGATTCTATACGCCACGAGACTTGTATCCCGGCAGCGATTTGTTCGCGCGCATTGGCACGGGATTCAATGGCACGATAGCGGGGCAAAATTACGGGATCGTGACTGAAACACCTATCCAGAGCATTTCTGCGACATTTCACAGCGATGGGTTTATCTATGCCGAACACCGCACAGCGCGCTCCCTCCTGCGTATTTCGCCCGTCACTGGACAGATCGATACCGTTGAAGTGCCCGACCGCTTGCTGGATTTGTTCCGCGGATTGCCCTTTGATGCCCATGCGTTAATTACCTCTGACGGCGAGTTTATCTACAACGTCTCTGCAGGCGTCAATGGCGTGCGACGCGGTGGATGGACCGTGCGCGTATTCGATCCGGCCAATGCCTGGCGCGTCGTGCGACAATTTACCGTACAGCCAACAGAAACGGGATTTGGATATCTGTTTACGGATGGCGCAATTGCCGATGGACAGTTTATCTACTTAATCGAATTTGGCACGGGAATGACGCACCGCGTGCGCGTGGTAGATGCACATACCGGGGCATTCGTCGAAGAATTTGAAAGCGATCAGGCACAGACAGATATTTTGGGTGGGCAATTTGATTGGGTAAACAACGCGGTGTGGTTGGGACAATTGCGCGGAGGCATGATATATCGATATCCAGGGCAGAGCTTGCCCGATTTTGGCACCTTAACATCTGAACCAATTGGACCGGCGAGTGCGTGGCATACAGTAACAACGGCATTGTCGGGCGCAGGCAAAGCCGAAGTGAATTTACTGGCCGAGGTCGATAACAATAGTTTCGCCCCATTGTCACAATGGCAAAATTTGCCGCCAGGAACACACAATTTGAGCGGTATAGCCATTCCGCGCCTAAAAATTCAGATCAAATTGTACGGAGAGGGATTAAATCCATCTCCCGGCTTGCAAACCTGGACCACCACATATCAGCCACTTTCAGATATTGGCCTGAGGAATTTGCGGGCAGAACCTTTTGAAATAACGGAACTGCAACCCGTGTACCTCCATCTCGATGTGCAAAACCGGGGACCATTAGACCTCGCTCTGGGCACATCCGTCGCCTTTTATAGCGGCGCTCCCGCGCTGGGGCGTCTGATAGGGCGCTTAGCTGTGCCCGAAGATAGCCCACTCGGACGACTCGTCCCCCTGCGCCTGGTGTGGCAAACCGCGCAGTGGGCAGGGCAACACCAGGTGACGGCTCGATTGGAAAATTTTCAGGGACAGGCGATTTTTCCCGGCCGCGAAGTAACACTTACAGAGCCAGTGCGGATTGCACCGAGTTCTGACCGCGATGTGCCAACAATTGAAATCGCGGCACTGGATGCCCTCGGCGAAGTTCGACCAGAAGATTATTTGCCCGCCCAACCGACATTTCGCATTTCCATGCGCGATACAGCCGGTATTGATTTGTCCAGCATTGGCCTATCGCTTTCGGGGACAGACGAGGCACAGGAGAGTCATTACGAATCGGAAAAAATAAAAGACCGCGCCGTTACCCCCATGACACTGTCATTTGTCTATACCCCGGACGCACTTGCCGATGGTCGTTATACGCTCAATGTCGAAGCCTCTGACAGGCTGGGAAATGGTCCTGCAAAAATTGCAATATCGTTCCAGGTCTCTTCAATATTGGCGATAGAGAACGCACTGGTCGCGCCCAACCCCGTATCCGATACCGGTCATTTTACATTTATCTTATCGCGTCCTTCAGAAGTCACCGTGCGAATTTACACCCTTGCCGGACGGCTCGTTCAGAGAATTGAAGAGCCATTTGCACGCGCCGGATACAACCAGATTTTTTGGGATGGGCGAGACGCTGACGGCCATGTGCTGAGTAATAATACGTACCTGTACACTTTGACCGCAGACAATGGCGAATCGCAGGCGCGGATTAAAGATAAAGTGATTGTATATCGATAA
- a CDS encoding methyltransferase domain-containing protein, with the protein MKSRKVGHGRASSSSTRAVGQFFDIYAKNFDAIYGHTGHRSALGRWVDRTFRQVMMRRFEETLQQTKKQEIHSVLDIGCGPGRYTAAFALQEKEVVGVDMAEEMLKIARDNIDALNVTADLVLGDYLSVHFDRVFDAACLMGFFDYIEDPVPILKKLGTEVTGEFYASFPKVGGFLAWQRHIRYRLRRCPLWLYSKQEVENALIASGFTGCYEIRDFGRDWYVVVQMQNTC; encoded by the coding sequence ATGAAATCGCGCAAAGTAGGGCACGGTCGCGCCAGCAGTTCGTCAACGCGGGCTGTCGGGCAGTTTTTTGATATTTATGCCAAAAATTTTGATGCGATCTACGGGCATACAGGACATCGAAGCGCGCTCGGCAGATGGGTAGATCGCACATTTCGGCAGGTGATGATGCGGCGTTTTGAGGAAACGCTTCAACAAACAAAAAAACAAGAGATTCATTCTGTCTTAGATATCGGGTGTGGCCCGGGACGATACACGGCTGCGTTTGCACTTCAAGAAAAAGAAGTCGTGGGGGTAGATATGGCCGAAGAAATGCTAAAAATCGCACGGGACAATATCGACGCGCTCAATGTGACAGCAGACCTCGTTCTGGGCGATTATCTATCTGTCCATTTTGATCGGGTATTTGACGCGGCGTGTTTGATGGGATTTTTTGATTATATTGAAGATCCCGTACCGATCTTAAAAAAATTGGGTACAGAAGTGACGGGCGAGTTTTACGCGAGCTTTCCAAAAGTGGGCGGTTTTTTGGCGTGGCAGCGGCACATCCGATACCGCCTGCGAAGATGCCCGCTGTGGTTATACAGCAAACAAGAGGTTGAAAACGCACTGATTGCAAGCGGATTTACCGGATGCTACGAAATACGAGATTTTGGACGCGACTGGTATGTGGTCGTCCAGATGCAGAACACCTGTTGA
- a CDS encoding glycosyltransferase family 39 protein has protein sequence MKLCTAVAFAILAWIASGISLLDDDWGHLKLASKGFVFALTTGWEGLVGQGGYYRPMVVLSFYLDYLIGGYTPAIYHIHNIAIHAGCAYLIFLFARYLSTDRVVAWGATLLFFVLPIHTDSVFWIVGRTDLLCALFYLGSLILFLEYMERGSTGALLGLAACSALAFLSKEMAVSLPIALAALSAYRKTWKTAPARRGLAVVCIALLAYFGVRWLVLGSVLGGTPRVSIIDWARDGVKAVAKFGMSDIWWLGIALVVGSAGIFIYQHGRGILRKFCRPFSLLLIFLLGVSLAPALGHLHNWYLYLPSAFFCLGISTIWLNKKQPVLFTLFAVLILYYGVVIGREGFFWREASQMSENAIANLMPHARATTGTLFVCNVPSAWTPPGAFSGKPLFAYALKNALAMRSSQPLQAEITMVNHVWLTGDFACRIHRTNTGFDLAIAKGGFFSFHSKGRGQTPPFEIVQMWGRVAIHATDSLSVALNMQPEDRVVIYNKGKFEKLWP, from the coding sequence TTGAAATTATGCACCGCCGTGGCTTTTGCAATACTGGCGTGGATCGCTTCGGGCATCTCGTTATTAGACGATGATTGGGGCCATCTCAAGTTGGCATCCAAAGGCTTTGTCTTCGCTTTGACAACCGGATGGGAGGGACTGGTCGGGCAAGGTGGATATTATCGCCCAATGGTCGTTTTATCGTTCTATCTGGACTATTTAATCGGCGGTTACACGCCCGCTATTTATCACATCCACAATATCGCGATTCACGCGGGATGCGCGTATCTCATTTTTTTATTCGCGCGATACCTCTCCACAGACCGCGTGGTAGCCTGGGGTGCTACGCTTTTGTTTTTTGTTCTGCCCATTCACACCGATTCTGTTTTCTGGATCGTCGGGCGAACAGATCTCTTGTGTGCGTTATTCTATTTAGGTTCACTGATTTTATTTTTAGAATATATGGAGCGCGGTTCTACCGGCGCGTTATTGGGACTTGCCGCTTGCAGTGCGCTTGCTTTTTTGTCCAAAGAAATGGCAGTATCCCTACCCATTGCACTCGCGGCACTCAGCGCGTATCGCAAAACGTGGAAAACAGCACCAGCGCGGCGCGGATTGGCTGTTGTCTGTATCGCATTGCTGGCATATTTTGGCGTCCGATGGCTCGTGCTGGGCAGCGTATTGGGGGGGACACCCCGCGTATCAATTATAGATTGGGCGCGCGACGGCGTAAAAGCAGTAGCAAAATTTGGGATGAGTGATATCTGGTGGCTGGGCATTGCATTGGTGGTCGGAAGTGCAGGGATTTTTATTTATCAACATGGTCGCGGCATCCTGCGCAAATTTTGTCGCCCATTCTCCCTGCTCCTGATCTTCCTCCTCGGCGTGAGCCTCGCCCCGGCATTGGGGCATTTGCACAACTGGTATTTGTATCTGCCCTCCGCCTTCTTTTGTCTGGGTATCTCTACTATCTGGCTAAACAAAAAACAGCCTGTTCTCTTTACTCTCTTTGCCGTTCTAATTCTGTATTACGGGGTAGTGATCGGACGCGAGGGCTTTTTCTGGCGCGAAGCTTCGCAAATGAGCGAAAATGCGATTGCCAATTTGATGCCCCATGCCCGGGCAACCACCGGCACGTTATTCGTCTGCAACGTGCCCTCGGCGTGGACACCCCCCGGTGCGTTCAGTGGCAAACCGCTATTTGCTTATGCACTCAAAAATGCACTTGCCATGCGGTCGTCTCAACCGTTGCAAGCTGAAATCACAATGGTAAATCACGTCTGGTTGACAGGTGATTTTGCGTGTCGCATTCACAGGACAAATACGGGTTTTGATCTGGCAATTGCAAAAGGCGGCTTCTTTTCGTTTCACAGCAAGGGACGGGGACAAACACCGCCTTTTGAAATTGTCCAAATGTGGGGGCGTGTGGCGATACACGCAACCGATTCTCTCTCAGTTGCGCTGAATATGCAGCCGGAGGATCGCGTGGTAATTTATAACAAAGGTAAATTTGAGAAATTGTGGCCGTAA